The window ATGCGAGAGACGCCGATGCCAAAGCAGCCCATCTGGGTTGGGACTGGGACTCCTGGGTTTTGTGGCAGCGCTACAGATGCCTCAAGTGGCTCGGAATAGCGTGTGCCAAGGAGGAACGTGTGGCCCAACTCCAGTGCGCGATGAACCTCAAGCGTTCCCGACTCACAGCGAGGACAACCGTCGCCATCCGCAATGCGTAAAAGGTTCAAGTCAATGCCCGTTGGTGTTTGTGATATTGATGATTGCGGGATATGGCCATTTGTGAGATCTGCGGGAAGCAGAGGGAGCTCATCTTGGAGGCCTTCAAAAGCTCTTGACAGTCTCGAGTCGATGACGTTTAGGAGCTGAAGTTCACCGTTCTGTCCCTTTGCCTCCTGTAGAGCTTCACTCCAGAATGGTGCGGCGTCACTGACACTTGTGTCTAGCTCTGGAACAACTGATTTGACAGCATGGATATTCCAACTGTCTTCAGAAGGCGAATCTCCGATCTTCGGGTACCACGCATTTACCAAAGTCTTCCTGTCCTTGGTGATGCCGCGCCAGAGACCAAAGTTAGACGATGAGATTGCACCATCAATTCTTCGAGATGaccgagcagcagcaacttcaTCATTGGCGGTATAACCGCAATTGCTACAGCTTGCGACTGTGTCCTCTCCAATGGGGTGAGAAAGGTGGTATTCATGGCTGTGTTCTCCGCCCATGTCTCCTGAGCTGGCTTCGGCTACTAATATCGGCAGCTTCAAATCTGAGAAGAAAGCGGAGTAGGCGCCAGCGACGTCGCGATAGGTCTCAATAGCAGAGTCGTGGGTCAAATCGAATGTGTATAAGTCTTTCATGATGAACTCACGAGATCTTAATAAGCCATGTCGCGGGCGGATCTCATCTCGGTATTTTCGTGCTATGAGATCAGTTAGGGCCTGTGAGATATGACAACAGTTACCTAGGCTCAGAGGCTCATACTAATCTGGTACAATTTCAAAGGCAAGTCTTTATATGACTTTAAAGTGCTTGCGACGAGGGATGTGATCTCCTCTTCGTGCGTTGGCGACAGCATGATAGGCACATCCTTGCGATCTTTGAGCCGGAATAGCTTGGTTGAGTATTAGCAAAGAGATGCCAACAATAGTTGTAAACGGTAGCATACCTCAGGAGAGACTTTATCCAAGCGCCCACTTTTGCGCCATAGTTCTTCAGTAGTGAGAGTCGAGAGAGCAAGCTTGGATGCccctatataaagatatttatgaGTTGAAAGATACTCTCAATGAGTTTTGAGGTTATTAACCTATGCTTTGCATATGCTTGTCAACGAGACGCTCGATCTTATCTTGAACTCGTAGGCCCaaaggaagaagctgaaaaaCTCCAGATTGTGCCTAGGTTAACGAGCTAGATTAGCAACCCTATTttgaagaagtagaagaagcgCGATATGAGGATATGTTTACCTGGCGAAGAAATCCGGCTCGGATAAGCTTGCCATGACCAGCTACCGAGCAATTAGCTCGACATGACTCCAAAACTGATATGCAAATTGCTTCATACTTTCGCCTTCAGTGGCAGTGACACCACCGGTGGGAACCCATATCTTCGACAGGGTTGATCTAAGCCGGGCGGACTGagcaaaaaaaggctgtGAGAAGGCTCGGATGCGGTTCGAGCTTTGAGCAGCTTTTAGTGGGCGAAGTCCACCACGGTAGATCAAATTTGAAGCATGCATGTTCAGCGACTGGCACTTCACTCCATTCTAGAATTTACATAATTATCCAGAACGATGTTGATTATGCATCTCACAATGAGACGAGACTTAATATGACGGCCAATGAAGAGGCGAGTGTCAGGTCCAAGACAATGAGATGGTCTCTTAGACGCGCAGCGCTAAAAAGTAGCCGCGATAAACGCCCGCATTTTGATGGGGCGATAAGATAAGAAATATTTCAAAAAATACTGCATCGCACTCTGCATCTGAAATTTGAAGTCGCCAATTTTTACCATTCAGACAGCGGCATCTGCGCTATGGCGAAACATTccaagaaaagcaaagggcCACAGCGCTCGAATGATGATGCAGCTCGCCTTCAGAATGGGATGTCCCAGATCACTTCTCAAATTGAAGCCAAGTTGAACGGCAATTCACAAAAGCGAAAGAATCCGCCTACTGAAGCCTCTGGCAAGCAGAAACACCGAAAGCAGCGCGATTCCGAGGGCGCACCGGCCACGAACGGTACCAGCGATGATAAGGATGCTTTATTGGCCGAGATCAAGGCCCTGgggggagatgaagaggactgGCACCTGATCAATGAAGTTGCAtctgatgatgaagttgCTTCAGGGTCAAAGGCACCGGTAGACAAGAGCCTGAAGGATGAGCTAGCAGCTCTTTCGAAGGAACTTGGTTTCTCCGGAATTATGCCAAATGATGCtagcgatgaagaggaggaggaggaagaagaggaagaagaagaggaagaggaagaggaagataaTGATGACAGCGAGGAGGAGGTCagcaacaagaacaagaacaagaacaagggCAACAGCGAAAACTCCAAAGccccaaaagaaaaaggaccTGCAGAGAACGAAATGCGAAGGGTTGAAGGCCTGGTAAGTTCATATCCTTGAGTCAATGGCATCTCTGACAACTAACTTAGTGAACTAGATTTTCGAGCCGCGCGCGGACTGGCACGCTGCCAGGTTGGCTCAACTGCCTGGACCTCAAGTCGATGACATTGGTCCCTTCATTTCGGCCATAAACTCACTGAAAGAGCACGGAAAATATCTTTTGGAGACGGAGGCGGCGAAATACAGAACAACCATCTTTGCGTCCTCATCTCACAAATTTCTCGCTACCATCATGACATCTGGTACCCTTACAGACAAGATTTCCGCCCTCACCTTGGCTTGTCAAGAGTCTCCCGTTCACAACATTCGCGCATTCGATTCTTTGATGAATCTGGCTTCCAAGAAAAGCCGAGCCCAAGCCATTGGAGCTATAGGAGCACTCGTGGATATGCTCGGCCCCGGCACAGTGTTGCCATCAGACCGGCGATTGAGGAATTTCCAAGCTCAGCCTGGGCTGCTGGGCTCCCTCCAACGGGCTTCCGCCAAAACTTGGGCTCCAAGCCAGCCGCTTCCCGGTAAAATTACGCAAGCTCATTTGATCTCTTGGGCGTACGAAGACTGGTTGAAGGATACTTATTTCAAAATGATCCAGCTCTTGGAAGTCTGGTGCTCTGATGAAATCGAATATTCAAGAATGAGAGCCGTCGACTTTGTCTACGCCTTGCTCAAGGATAAGCCGGAACAAGAATCAAATCTTCTCACCCTCTTGGTAAACAAGCTTGGCGATCGCGACCGAAAGATTTCTTCCCGAGCTTCATATCTTCTCTTGCAGCTGCAAAACTCACATCCTGGTATGAAGCCGATTATCGTGCGAACAATAGAACAGGAGATTCTCCTTCGACCTTCGGCGGATCATCGCGCACGTTACTATGCCATCAACACCCTCAACCAAACTATTCTTTCAAACAAAGAGCCGGCAGTAGCTGAGTCTCTTCTTCGTATCTACTTTGGCCTTTTCGCTACAATTCTCAAAACCGGAAAGCTTGGAATACCCACAGAGGATGAACCCAACAAGGCCCAGAAATCTGGCAAAGGCTCATCTGGAAAGAAGGGCAAACAGGCAAAGGCTGCAGCCCCTCCAGTTCCCGATGCCGAGGCGGCTGATAAGCTTGTGTCTGCCCTGTTGACCGGTGTGAACCGTGCCGCACCATTTGTAGGCACTAATGATACGGTGtaagtactttttaaaaaCGATTTATCCTATGCTGAGCATGTATGGATGCTAATGAACTTCTCCCTAGTTTGGAACGCCATCTTGATACCCTCTTCAAGATTGCGCACTCTGCCAACTTCAACACCGGCATCCAAGCTTTACTCTTAATTCAACATCTCTCTACGACAAGAAGTCTCGGCAGCGATCGCTTCTATCGGACGCTGTACGAGTCGCTCCTGGATCCACGTCTGATAAGCTCTTCAAAACAGGCACTGTACTTGAACCTGTTACTACGAGCACTGAAGAATGATGTTGATGTGAGAAGAGTCAAGGCTTTTGCAAAGCGAATGCTGCAAGTATCAGGCCTCCATCAGCCCCCCTTTGTCTGCGGTTTGCTCTACGTTATCTCTCATTTAAGGCAAACCTTCCCTGATATTTCAACTTTGGTTGAGGAGCCGGAAGAATCAGTATTTGATGACGAGGCGCCTGAGGATCGACCGACATACGATGGGCGCAAAAGGGATCCTGTACACAGCAACGCTCATAGAAGCTGTCTGTGGGAATTAGTATGTTCACTCTCTTACCGTCACACTATATGCACCACGAATGACTAACCTATTCTGCTAGGTCCCTATTCAACAACATTTCCATCCTGCCGTTGAGAAATTCGCCTCTGCGCTATTGGATAGAAATCAGAAAATGATGAAGCCCGACATGGAGAGTCACACTCTCATCAAATTCCTGGATAAGTTTGTCTACAGAAACGCGAAGGCTTCAGATACACGTGGTGCTTCTATTATGCAGCCTCTTAAGGCTGCCAAGGATATTGGTGATATTTGGCTCGGTGGTGGTCGTACCAGCGCATCTACAACCCAAGTCAACTCTGCTGCATTCTGGAATAAGAAGGCAGATGACGTGGCAGCCGAAGATGTCTTCTTCCATAAATACTTCCAGCACGTTTCCAAAGAGCCCAAGGAATCTACTAAGAAGGCACGCGCGGcaggtgaagaagatggagacgaagatgcggaagaggatgaaattTGGAAGGCACTCGTCAATGCTCAACCCGAcattgatgaagatgcttcTGATGCTGGCTTTGACGATTTGGATGAGCTGGATATGGCATCTGACGACGATTCCTCACCCGCCCTGTCActggatggcgatgaggatgaggacgacgaggatgacatGGGTGTGGAATTCAATGACTTTtcagacgaggaagatgacgatgaagaggatggccTGGTTGCTCCAGATGTGGCCGAGTCAGACGAGGAGAAGGGTGACAAGCGCAAGGCTaggaggaagatgctcaAGGGCCTGCCGACATTTGCGTCCGTGGATGATTATGCAGAGCTTTTggcgggagaagaagaggacttGTAAAAATAGACAAAGAGATGTTAATAATAGGGAAAAGAAGTCTTTTGAGGCAGCGAGAAGACTAGTGTCTACGAAATCTTGGAACCTTTTGGTGTAAGTGATATTGAAGTGGCATTTAGAAagtcctttctttctttgttcctctctctccctctctctttttttggcagcTTGAGATAGATGTACGATAGATGTACGTCGTGAAAATCTTCATGGATGCCATCTTTTCGtgattataaaaaaataccacACACATTGTTGATGGATTTCCGCTCTTTACTTTCATCGCAGCCACGATGAATAATACGGCAGCCAGATGAGGAAATTATATCCGCGGCTCTTCAACCACAGCGAGTTCGGATATGCCGATGGGTCTAAGCCGCAGGGTTGGCTAGAATCGGGCTAATAAGCCACCGATAAGCCATATCAGTTTATCTTATCGGCAAATAAATGCGCCAGCCAAGGCGTGACGAAGGGCCTTAATTTAGGCGCGCAATCGGATCGCATTTGCCTCGGCAATCCCGCTCTTTTAATACAATCTTCCTGGCTTCTTTAATTCTTGTTTgctttcttttgtcttgtttctGTTACAGAGGGGACGTGTGCAGAAAGGTGAAATTaggagaattaaaaaaaaaggcaaagagacaTTTGGCAGAATGTTCAGTCAACAAGTCGCTCGTGGCGGGCGCCGAATCGCTCAAATCGCTCGAAGTGGCCAACAGTCGCCGCTTGCTGCGATTAAGGGGGTTGGTCAGCGACGATGCTatgctgaagctgctcaaggTGAGTTTTcactacttttttttttttggttcatTCAGCGGCATACAGAAAGGTTGGCTAACACTGgggtcttcttctccccccacAGCTACGGCAGCTCCCAAGGGACGAATCGGTCGAGGTCTCGGCCTGATCGTATATGGCGTCGCATTTGGCAGCAtcggagcagcagcaacatggTATTCAATGGTGCAACAGGGCTTCTCCCACTTCACAGACGCCGAGACATCGACGCTATTTGTGCCCGACACCGACGAGATCCAGCGCATCGAAGACACAATCAACAACCACCCGCTGGTCAAGGAGCTGAGATCACGGCCCGAGTTCAAGGAGTCACGGCCGCACCTGAAGATGGCGAACGGCATCCGCAACCAGAGCCTTACAGCCGGCGTCCTGCAGGGCAACGGCAAGATGGTCGTGCCGCCGATCGCATTCATCGAGGACGGCGGCAAGTCCATCGTCAGCATCTCCTACATTGGAGACCAGGTATGCGGCCACCCGGGCCTCGTCCACGGCGGATTCCTGGCCACGATGCTTGACGAAGGCATGGCGAGAGGATGCTTTGGCGCACTGCCACACAACATTGCCGTGACGGCCAACCTGGAGGTCAACTATCGCAAGCCTACGCCGGCAAATAGCTTCCTGGTGCTCCGCGGAACGACGACCAAAGTTGAGGGGCGCAAGGCGTGGTCTGTAGGAAGCATCGAGACGCTGCCGGAGCCGGGCGAGAAGCCGACAGTCTTGGTCGAGGCGAAGGGGCTGTTTATCTCGCCCAAGTATGCAGCTGTAAGTTTGACCCTCTGTTgaatggcttttttttcttcttctgctttttgtAAATGCATAGCGCTGACATGATTATTCAGCTGATGCCCTCAATTGTATGAGCATTTATATGGACAGCGGGCTGCTGAGAGCAGTCGAGAGCAGTCGGGATGACGATGGTGGCTGGGAATTAGAAATGCGGGATGtttcttatttattttgatTTTGCATTGCTCTTTTAATACTTATCTGGGGGAAAGCGACAGGAGGCATCGGATAACACAAGATCCAACATACCTATACACTGCATGATGGTATACGTTGGACATATGAGATAATAGATGGTACTTGCTTAGTGCCTAGAGCTTTAGAGTAGACGAAGGATTGTCTTTTATAGCGTTTAGAATCAAGCCTTTGAAATGCTTTGCATCTTGCAGACCTCCACATCGGTATGAACCATGACGTACAAACACTTGAAAACACTACTAAACATATCAATCTACTGCttacaaagaaaaaggaagaggaaacaaagaagtaaaaaaaaaattaggcTGGCATAAAAAAACAGCGGGGATCAGATGGCGGAAGTCGGCGGTTTCGGGCTGTCGCCATCAGCCTCCTCGATTAGCACATCAGACCCCTTGGCGTAGTTTGCCCAACAATCGCAAGGAACAACTCGCTTTATATGGGGTAGAATGTGGGTTTTCTGGTTTAGACTGgattgtaattttttttagtagtTAGTAGTACGCggaaagaggcagagaagtgcatactactatgtagtagCGGCTGGCGATGACGGCGAGGGCCCGAATGTCATAGTTACAGCAACGTTATGCGGGATTCCAAGCGGCCAAAATGATCGCCCATCTCGCATGTCGCCATTAATCAGCCCTTTATATATCGCATCTCTGTTTCCACACTCTCCTTTCCGTCGACTTCATCCCCATCTGCTCttactattttcttttcattttctttttattttgtctttttaaaaaacaagCGATTTGCGTTTTATCGTTAGTCTCACTGGAATTCAATTTCCTCTACACAATGGCCACGTGCGTTAACCCGTCTACTCTActgcccctcccccgcctTGCAGCAGCGAGGCTCGCTCTCCTCCAAAAGCCCATTATCGCGAGTTTCTTATCACTTCCCCGGATTTATACGCTCCTTTGCGCAAATAcgtcacacacacacactcattACTCACACAacgaagcaaaaaaaaaaaaaaaaaaaatcaagtgAAAAGCAGCCTCTCGCTAACATCCCACATTCTCCAACAGCAACATCACCTGGCATCCGTCCCTCTCTCGCCGCGAGCGCAACCAGCTGCGCGGCCAGCGCGGCCTCACAATCTGGCTGACCGGCCTCTCCGCCTCCGGCAAGTCCACCGTGGCCACCGCGCTCGAGCAGCACCTCCTGCACCTGGGCCTCTCCGCCTACCGCCTCGACGGCGACAACGTGCGCTTCGGCCTCAACAAGGACCTGGGCTTCTCCGAGGCCGACCGCAACGAGAACATCCGCCGCATCGGCGAGGTCGCCAAGCTCTTCGCCGACTCggccaccatcgccatcacctcCTTCATCTCTCCCTACCGCGCTGACCGCGACCTTGCGCGCCAGCTGCACGCCCAGACCAACCAGGACGGCGACGAGCCCATCCCCTTCATCGAGGTCTTCGTCGACGTGCCCCTCGAGGTTGCTGAGCAGCGCGACCCCAAGGGCCTTTACAAGAAGGCCCGCGCTGGCGAGATCAAGGAGTTCACTGGCATCTCTGCACCTTATGAGGAGCCTTTGAACGCCGAGATTACGATCAAGACGCACGAGAACACCGTTGAGGAATGCGTTGCGCAAATCACAAACTGGCTCAGCGAGCAAGGCTACATCAAGAGCGTAGAGGTTAAGAACTAAAAGGCATAATCAAATTAACAAAAGTGCGGTAACAAAAGGCGCACTTGGAAATTAAGAATAAGACAGGGACACTCATGATATATGGGCCATAAATGCTATTTGTCTTTGTCACTCTAAACTCCCTTCTTTAAAAGGTGGATTGATTGATATAGAAGGGGgaaacgagaaaaaaaagggaaaatagtCTTTAGAAGGAAGAGATAACGACAAAACATAGAATACAGGCGCATGACGCTTTTAGAAAGAAGTTCTCTCTATATCCGCTTTAGGGAAATTCAGCCTCATAATAAACAAAAGCCGTGTACTCGTGTCCTTCGCCAGTCCCTAATCCCGCCGCAGCCATCTCTGAGCTAAGGGCGGCGTCGTCTTTCGTGACCCTGCCGTGCTTGTCCCTTCCGAATGCATTTCCACCCAGGTATGAGTACTTTGAGTCCAGCGCTGCCTTTGCCTTGGGGGCCAGCTTTGGCGTCGTCTGTTTCAGATGTAGTTAGTAGACATTGATTAACAGTAATGTGCAATGTAACATCAAGACAAAGAAGCAATCAGGGGCATGGGTAGTTTAAGTGCAATAGATGAATAGCAAAAAGGGGAGGAACATAGCATACCTTGATCAGAGCCGTAGCATAGTCCAGCGGCAATCCGTACCGCAACACGGCCTCAACAAAGACGCGCAACGTAAGGACATGCACCCAGATCATGACGCTTTCGCTCCACCCGGTCCTTCCCATGCGCAGCGCTTCGCCGCATACCTTGCGCTCTTCGTTGGTCACACGATCCAGctctcgctgctcttcttcgcggCCACCTTCGACATATTTATACTGACGAGGTGTCCACTTTTGCTCTCGGCATTTGTGGACAAACTCGGCGCTGTGCTTCTTGAAAGTTACGACGGCAAATAGCGTGAACTCGTCGTCATGGTCGATTTCTACGGATGATCGGGGCACCACCATGGGTGCGAGGGTTTCGTAGCTCTTGATAAAGTCTTTCTTCGCATTCGTCGGCACGGCGATGAGGTGAGTCTCAAGATACTCTGAGTCCTGAACGAGCAGCGATGGCTTTACGATCGGGGTGAGAGACTTTGTCGCGAGAGTGCCACTGCAGCCGAAACAAGCCAATTAGCCAGGAGCAAATGGGTAGATGCACAGTGCTTACGTTTGTCTCCTTTGGAGCTGCGCAAGATTCGTCTTGACGGCGTTGTACTGGTTGAACTTGGACTTGACGTCGTTGTCGACTGTGTTAAGCTCCTGGATCACGATTAGGATGAGTTTCTCTCAACGAAAAAGACATTGGGCTGGCAattaggaaaagaaaggggagggTAAAAGGCCATACCTTCTGAAGAGTGCTAATGAGATCAGCAATGGGCTTGTCGGCTCGGTATCTCATCTTATTCCAGCTAAAGTTGCGTAGGTAGTGATCGGTTGGCTCTGCCACAAGTTGTCAGCCCCACCATCCATATCATCCATATAGAAGCGCATATCTGGCTCGACTGACTATCATTGACCATCTTGTACGAGGCCATCCGGTCCTCGTCATTGTTAAGCACCGTGCGCAATGAATCCGCAACCTTGGCGACGACTGACTGGCACGCGGTGTCGAGCTTGGCCAAGTCATCGGCTTGCTGGACGAGCAGGTCTAGAGTTCCGATTTTGAAATCGGGGATGGCAAACGGCAGCACAGTGCCATTGTCAGATGTGATGGTCGCGCTCAAGGACGAGATAGCTTCATCACGGTCCCCAGAGTCGAACGCACTCTGGGGCAGCGATATCAACGCATATTTGGACATGGCGGTGGTGACGAGAAACGGAGGTAGAAGTAGACCCGACGAGGAGACGGCGAGGGGAATAAGGCGAGAGACAAGGAACGAGAGAGAGTAGGACGGGAATGGCGACCAAGTAGATGCAAGATCTCGCGTGCAATCCCAGGTAATGATCGTGGCTTTGGCCCTGAaagaaaagcagcagcgcccaAGAGAAGCTCCAACCGACAGCTTAGCTGCATGTATGGATTGCGACGCAGAAGCAGTTCGCGAGCATTGCCTTAGTGAGGTCCAGTGACAGTCCAGCTAGCAGCTCCAGTAGTGGGGGCCGCGGCAAAGTACTCAGTACGAGGCGCTGCGTGCAGGCGACGATCTGAGACAGGCGACGCAAAGTACCGACTACCTCGATTGAGACTTCCCCGTTAAGTGCCTGCCCCTCGCCTTGCGTGGCACAAACTCGGCATTGCGCACGGCTGGCAGCACTCGACGACTCGCATATAGCAATATTCGTCTATGAGATGCTATTCTCCGTGGCGCTGCCGCACCCCCGCAAGTTGCATAAGGAGCACAGCGCTCCGCCAGCGCTAGTCCGCTCTGGGCCGACAACATCAAGAGGAACGATTTGCGCCGTGCACCGCCAACTCTTCTGGTCAGGCCATGGACATGACAACAGCCTGCAAAGCGCGACATCAAGGCGTCTGAAGGCGATACAAACGACCGTTGACCGCCCCGCAATTCCAGACCATGTGAGGCGCCCCGAGACGGCAATTCCGGGGCCAGTTTGTTTGCTCTCGCTCGTCTTCTCATCGTCCTCCGCCAAAACACCATCTTGTCTCTGCCCTAAACCCAGGCGGCCCTCTGCATCCTTCTCGAGCACCAATTCGCCTCGCCCACGCGTGGGCATGAAGTGGTCTGCGGGCGCATCATCCCGGGACCTCTCCCAGCGCCATGGCCGCAGCTACAGGTTCGTTCCCCCGTCTGGTGCCGTTTCCGCCACCGTCCCGGCTCGTGTTGTCGCTGACCTGCTCGTGGCAGCTTCTGCGACCATCATCCTCGGCGATTCGCCCGCGACTGAAGACGTGGCCCCCAAATCTGACGGCGCGCCGGAACCGTCCGCAACTCCCGGCCAGAGGTCTTCGACGCCGATCCGCACTTCTAGTCATGGTATGTAGGCGCAATGCTTCGTTTGGTTCGATCGAGCGCCGTTTGAGAGGATGAAAATACTTATTGCAATGCTCAGATGTGACCGACGGCCCGGATGGAGCCTCCATCCATACCACAGATGGCCGGGTCAAGAATCCCGTACCCAGCAAACTCAAGGGCAAGGCCGACAATAAGAACGGCAACTTTGGTGTGATGCACATCGACATAAATAGCTCACAGGCCGCCCTACGGAATGCTGCCGCAAAGCGCACAAGCGAAGAgacggaggcggcggcgaggctAGCCAATATGCGCGGCTATCAATCCATCAAGCGTAGCAAATTGGCGTGGAATCCACCGACCGATTCAGACCCGCGATCTTCAGCCCCAGCGTACGGAACTTCGCAAAATGGCTATCTCAACTCTTCCTACTCGTTACCTGGACGCACCCTGGGACCCTTACCGCATGAAGCCAAAGCTGAGCAAGCTCGACTCCTGACTCTGCTACGCAGCTTGAATCccatggtggtggtggatcAGTTGTGCAAAGCGTTGGCATACTTTGGAGGCATTCCCGGCGCGCCTTCGTCGCACGAATTCGACTTCCCAGAAAGCGGACGCAACAACGGTCAGGGATCCATTTTTGTCGGCTGGGTTGCCGAA is drawn from Trichoderma asperellum chromosome 4, complete sequence and contains these coding sequences:
- a CDS encoding uncharacterized protein (TransMembrane:1 (i57-76o)); this translates as MFSQQVARGGRRIAQIARSGQQSPLAAIKGVGQRRCYAEAAQATAAPKGRIGRGLGLIVYGVAFGSIGAAATWYSMVQQGFSHFTDAETSTLFVPDTDEIQRIEDTINNHPLVKELRSRPEFKESRPHLKMANGIRNQSLTAGVLQGNGKMVVPPIAFIEDGGKSIVSISYIGDQVCGHPGLVHGGFLATMLDEGMARGCFGALPHNIAVTANLEVNYRKPTPANSFLVLRGTTTKVEGRKAWSVGSIETLPEPGEKPTVLVEAKGLFISPKYAALMPSIV
- a CDS encoding uncharacterized protein (BUSCO:EOG092D28BN); translation: MHASNLIYRGGLRPLKAAQSSNRIRAFSQPFFAQSARLRSTLSKIWVPTGGVTATEGETGHGKLIRAGFLRQAQSGVFQLLPLGLRVQDKIERLVDKHMQSIGASKLALSTLTTEELWRKSGRLDKVSPELFRLKDRKDVPIMLSPTHEEEITSLVASTLKSYKDLPLKLYQITRKYRDEIRPRHGLLRSREFIMKDLYTFDLTHDSAIETYRDVAGAYSAFFSDLKLPILVAEASSGDMGGEHSHEYHLSHPIGEDTVASCSNCGYTANDEVAAARSSRRIDGAISSSNFGLWRGITKDRKTLVNAWYPKIGDSPSEDSWNIHAVKSVVPELDTSVSDAAPFWSEALQEAKGQNGELQLLNVIDSRLSRAFEGLQDELPLLPADLTNGHIPQSSISQTPTGIDLNLLRIADGDGCPRCESGTLEVHRALELGHTFLLGTRYSEPLEASVALPQNPGVPVPTQMGCFGIGVSRILGAVAEQLTDDKGLNWPRAIAPFEVVIIPTSGVNEQTLDFYDSLTKAESSATALDVVLDDRKEAFGWKMQDADMTGYPVVVVLGKAWRERGVCEVQCRRLFIKENVKAEEVPQYIRALLERL
- a CDS encoding uncharacterized protein (BUSCO:EOG092D0XW1); this encodes MAKHSKKSKGPQRSNDDAARLQNGMSQITSQIEAKLNGNSQKRKNPPTEASGKQKHRKQRDSEGAPATNGTSDDKDALLAEIKALGGDEEDWHLINEVASDDEVASGSKAPVDKSLKDELAALSKELGFSGIMPNDASDEEEEEEEEEEEEEEEEEDNDDSEEEVSNKNKNKNKGNSENSKAPKEKGPAENEMRRVEGLIFEPRADWHAARLAQLPGPQVDDIGPFISAINSLKEHGKYLLETEAAKYRTTIFASSSHKFLATIMTSGTLTDKISALTLACQESPVHNIRAFDSLMNLASKKSRAQAIGAIGALVDMLGPGTVLPSDRRLRNFQAQPGLLGSLQRASAKTWAPSQPLPGKITQAHLISWAYEDWLKDTYFKMIQLLEVWCSDEIEYSRMRAVDFVYALLKDKPEQESNLLTLLVNKLGDRDRKISSRASYLLLQLQNSHPGMKPIIVRTIEQEILLRPSADHRARYYAINTLNQTILSNKEPAVAESLLRIYFGLFATILKTGKLGIPTEDEPNKAQKSGKGSSGKKGKQAKAAAPPVPDAEAADKLVSALLTGVNRAAPFVGTNDTVLERHLDTLFKIAHSANFNTGIQALLLIQHLSTTRSLGSDRFYRTLYESLLDPRLISSSKQALYLNLLLRALKNDVDVRRVKAFAKRMLQVSGLHQPPFVCGLLYVISHLRQTFPDISTLVEEPEESVFDDEAPEDRPTYDGRKRDPVHSNAHRSCLWELVPIQQHFHPAVEKFASALLDRNQKMMKPDMESHTLIKFLDKFVYRNAKASDTRGASIMQPLKAAKDIGDIWLGGGRTSASTTQVNSAAFWNKKADDVAAEDVFFHKYFQHVSKEPKESTKKARAAGEEDGDEDAEEDEIWKALVNAQPDIDEDASDAGFDDLDELDMASDDDSSPALSLDGDEDEDDEDDMGVEFNDFSDEEDDDEEDGLVAPDVAESDEEKGDKRKARRKMLKGLPTFASVDDYAELLAGEEEDL
- a CDS encoding uncharacterized protein (BUSCO:EOG092D2MZB), whose translation is MSKYALISLPQSAFDSGDRDEAISSLSATITSDNGTVLPFAIPDFKIGTLDLLVQQADDLAKLDTACQSVVAKVADSLRTVLNNDEDRMASYKMVNDKPTDHYLRNFSWNKMRYRADKPIADLISTLQKELNTVDNDVKSKFNQYNAVKTNLAQLQRRQTGTLATKSLTPIVKPSLLVQDSEYLETHLIAVPTNAKKDFIKSYETLAPMVVPRSSVEIDHDDEFTLFAVVTFKKHSAEFVHKCREQKWTPRQYKYVEGGREEEQRELDRVTNEERKVCGEALRMGRTGWSESVMIWVHVLTLRVFVEAVLRYGLPLDYATALIKTTPKLAPKAKAALDSKYSYLGGNAFGRDKHGRVTKDDAALSSEMAAAGLGTGEGHEYTAFVYYEAEFP
- a CDS encoding uncharacterized protein (BUSCO:EOG092D28BN) — encoded protein: MQSIGASKLALSTLTTEELWRKSGRLDKVSPELFRLKDRKDVPIMLSPTHEEEITSLVASTLKSYKDLPLKLYQITRKYRDEIRPRHGLLRSREFIMKDLYTFDLTHDSAIETYRDVAGAYSAFFSDLKLPILVAEASSGDMGGEHSHEYHLSHPIGEDTVASCSNCGYTANDEVAAARSSRRIDGAISSSNFGLWRGITKDRKTLVNAWYPKIGDSPSEDSWNIHAVKSVVPELDTSVSDAAPFWSEALQEAKGQNGELQLLNVIDSRLSRAFEGLQDELPLLPADLTNGHIPQSSISQTPTGIDLNLLRIADGDGCPRCESGTLEVHRALELGHTFLLGTRYSEPLEASVALPQNPGVPVPTQMGCFGIGVSRILGAVAEQLTDDKGLNWPRAIAPFEVVIIPTSGVNEQTLDFYDSLTKAESSATALDVVLDDRKEAFGWKMQDADMTGYPVVVVLGKAWRERGVCEVQCRRLFIKENVKAEEVPQYIRALLERL